GCTTAAATAAGAACCAGCGATCGCCACACCTAATAAACGTTCATCCTGGCTTAATTTTCCTAAAACCTGCTTTAAAAAAGCCTGATGGACTTCAGGAATCAATATATTCTCTTCCATCTTTGTTATGTCTCACTTAAATATGAAAATTCTAGAGTAAATTTACGAAATCCCTAATAACTCAGGTGATATTTCTAGAAGATCCGTATTTTTCTAGTTGTTAATCTTATCTTTTCTTTTGACTATATGACAATGAAACTCATCCAGGGCAACTTTAGAATCCTTAAAGCTGCACCTGATGGCGATTCCATTCGCTTCTATCCCAACAACCCTGAACTGTGGGATGAACGAGTTCAACCAAACCGTACTGGCGGCGCACAACTGCGCTTAGATAGTATTGATTCTCTAGAAACACATTTCCAAGCCAAAGGCGGTTTAGGTACACAACACCAACCTTTAGAATTAGCAGATGGTGCGGCTAACGAATTACTGAAATTTTTAGGCTTTAAAAAGATTACGCGCAACGACAGAGAAGTTGTAACGGCGGCGGAACCAGAAGAAGTTCCTGGCTATATTCTCACCAGCTTTGCTGATGTGTATGGTAGGAGTGTAGCTTTTGCCTTCAAAGGTAAATCGGATGTAGCGGATGGTAGTGAGATTTTTATAGATAAATCCCTGATTAAAAAAAGTGCTAACTACCACATGTTGAATAAAGGGTTAGCATACCCCACCTTTTATTCCAAGTTATATCCTGATATCCGCAAAGAGTTGACCATTGCCGCCGAGAAGGCGCGGAAAGAGAAAAAAGGTGTATGGGAATTAGACAAGACTAATGAAGGTTTTGTTTTAGAAGACTTAAAAACCATCACTGATGATGTAGTCATCTTGCCTAAACTATTTCGCCGTCTCCTTGGCTATCTCGGCATCAATGATGGTAGTGCAGAATTAGATGGATTTTCTAAATATTTAAAATCTTTGGGCGATCGCGTAATTATTCTACCAGAGGGTCATGTCACCGGCTTCCATTACGTTGTCAAAGTTGAAGGACAGAAGATTCAGTTAACTGTGCAACCAGAAGATTTAATTTTCTTGGAAAAGTAATTTATTGTTTGTAGTAAGGACTTTAGTCCTGATTTTCTTAGGATTAAATTCCTTACTACGAACTTTAACTTTGAGACAAACGCTGCAATTCCTCACCCGCTAAAAGTTGATGCGCTTTGGCTAGAAATTGAGGAATCTTATCAGCGTGGGGACTAGAGGAAAGACATTGTTTTAAATCCACCTCTGCTAATTTGTCGGCTTTGTTACCAGGGAACCAATGACTAGCGTTACCTAGCAAGTTGTACCGCATTTTGGCGTAATCTACTAAATCGTAAGCAGTAGCTAGATTCAACAACCATAAAATCACGCGGATATTTACTTGACCTGGGGTATCTTCTAATTTAGGTAAATTAGTTTGCCAAGTCTTTACCCAATCTTCGCCCAAGGTAGCGATCGCCGCTTCTTCCAACCTCGCTAAAATAGGTGGTAATATTTCAGATGCTCGGTCTACTAAGTCTAATGTCTTCAAGTGTTCATCAAAATCTTGAGGTTTAGCTGCACCTAAACTCAAGGTGTGTACTTGCGAATGACTCAAGCAAAACAAATCATTGAACACTATTGGACTCAAAGGTGTGCATAAATCCACTAATTTTTGAGGTGGACTATATAACTTACCTCCCTTATCCGTAGGACTAATAATAAATACACCCATATCATGACGGGTAGCCGCTTCAATAGCTGGCCAATTCCATTGATTAATGTAGTACCAATGCAGGTTGACATAATCAAATTGATTGGTATTAATTGCCTTTACAATTACATCCGTAGCACCGTGAGTAGAAAAGCCCACAAACCGGACTTTACCCTCGGCTTGCAACTGCCGTACTACATCCAAACAACCCCCTGGACGTACACTATAATCTAATAACTCAGCATTATTAATACCATGCAGTCCCAGTAGGTCTACATAATCTAACTGAAGATAACTCAGGGATTGCTCAAATGTGTTGCGGAACTCTTTTGCATCCGCTACTGGCGAAACTTTTGTTTGGACAATCAACTTTTCACGGGGAAACTTAGGTAATATTTTCCCTAACTGCATTTCCGAACTACCATAACCACGAGCAGTTTCAATATGATTAATACCAAGTTCAACAGCTCGATTAATAGTAGCTTCTAGATTTGCCTGATTATCAGCCGGAATATCCGAGTAACTAACATCTTGCCATTTATGTTGGTATCTCATGCCGCCGCAAGAGAACACCGGTATCTGTAATTGGGTGCGTCCAAATCGTCTATATAACATTAGTGGGAAGGGGAAAAGGGGAAGGGGGAAAGGTAAGAATTTGTTGTCTTAACCCTTTGCCCTTCCTATGGACTATGGACTAATGACTTTTTATGCTGCATTTTGCAACTCAGCTGTCCGTACTGATAACTGCTGTGTCTGATTACCCCGTTGTACTCTCACCTGTAAAGCTTGACCCAAGCGGCTATTTTCCACCACATTCTGTAATTGTTCAGCAGAAGTGATGGCTTGACCATCAACTTGGAGAATTACATCACCTCGACGAATACCAGCACTAGCAGCCGGAGAGTTGGGAACAACTCGAATCACCAAAACACCGTTTACTTCAGGAATGGCAAAAGCAGAGTTGGGGTCATTATTATTTTGTTGAGCTAATTCTGGTGTTAAAGTTGCCATCTGCACACCTAAATAGGGGTGAGCGACTTTACCATCTCGTTGTAGTTGTACCGCGATCGCTTTCGCTTTATCAATAGGAATCGCAAACCCAATCCCCATTGCATCAGCACGAATAGCGGTGTTAATCCCAATTACTTCACCCTTATCATTTAACAGGGGGCCACCAGAATTACCAGGGTTAATGGCTGCGTCAGTTTGAATAAAATCTAAACGCTTATCAGTAATCCCCACTTGGGCGCTAGAACGCTTGAGAGTGCTGACAATACCCAAAGTAACAGTATTATCGAAACCCAAAGGATTACCAACTGCGATCGCCCAATCTCCCACTTGCACAGAATTAGAAGAACCAAGCGGTGCAACAGGGAGACTATTACCAGCGTTGATTTTCACCACCGCTAAATCTGTAACTTCATCAATCCCTTGCACCGTACCCTCAAAACTTCGCCCATCCTTGAGCCGTACAGTCACGCGATCGGCCTTATCGACCACATGGGCATTAGTTAAAATTAAGCCACTTTTATCGATGATAAACCCAGAACCTAGACCACGCAATTGTTCTGATGGCAATTGGCCTTGAAAACCCTCACCAAAAAAACGCCGGAAAAATGGGTCTTCCATAAATGGGTCAACCCGCCGTGTAATAGTACGTTCCGTATCAATTCTCACCACAGCCGAACCAACACGGTTTACAGCTGCTGTCACAAAGCTGCTATTACCAACAGCCGCCGCAGCTGCTGATTGTTTTTGCGCAATTAATTCTGGTGCAGTAGACGTAGGTGCAGGTTCCGCTTGTGAAGGTAACACCCACAGACTGCTAACAGTTAACACAACCCCTATAAATATAGCTATTACATGAGTACCGAGTTGGCGTATAGTCTGTGGTATTTTGGCAAATTTCATATTTACAACCTAATCTAGAAGCCTAATTGTTGCCTAATAGTGAAAAATCCATTTAAAGTTATTTTGGCAAACTTATTTGGATAATCAACCCTACATACCGACTTCAGCATTCTAGTTGAAGCCTAAAGCAGTAACCTGTATGTAAATAAAGTTAATTGAACATTTCACCTAATAGCTATTGTAGAGATTCCCACTCCAGAGGTTCGGGTTTCACCAAAGAGTAGGGAGTGAGGGGAGATGTAGCTTTAGCTTCCCGTAGGGGAAGTGGGGGAAGAGGAGGAAGAGGAGGAAGACAAGCAAGACAAGGGAGATTAACAACTGTCAACTGGCCAATTAGGCTACGATCTGAAATATTACCAGTGCCATATTCAGCCATGAATGGATCAAACCGATTAGTTAAAGAATCCTTGCCTGTATCTCAAAAAGCCGAAGAACACCATAATCATGATGCAGAACACGACCATACAAATCACTCTCACGGGCAGGTCGAGTCGGTTCATCCCCACGTTCACAGCGAAGAATCTTTACGGCGAATTGTCAACCGCCTATCACGCATAGAAGGACACATTCGCGGAATTAAAACAATGGTGCAACAAGGTAGCCCTTGTCCAGACGTATTGTTACAAATTGCTGCTGTTCGAGGCGCGTTAGATAAAGTAGCAAGAATTGTTCTTGATGAACATTTAACCGAGTGTATTGCTAGAGCCTCCAAAGAAGGCAACATAGAAGTAGAAATTGAACAACTCAAAGCTGCTTTAGATCGATTTTTGCCTTAATTATTAAATTAAATTTGATTAAATAGGCTAAATAATAATAAGAAGATGGATAAAGTTTTTTACACTTGCTTCTTACTGCAATTAATTTGTAGGGTGGGCAATGCCCACCACATTATTTTAATAAAATGCAATGTGTTAATTAACTAAAGTTGTAAAATATTTGGACTAACCCAGTATCAAAAGTTTTGATGTTTTTCAAATCTAGTTGCGTTTCTAAACTTGAGTCATTAACAATCAAGGGAATCCCAGTACCTAAAATAATTGGATGTATTGAAAGAATCAACTCATCTATCAAATGATGTTGTAGAAAAAAATGAATTAATTGCGCACCACCAACTAACCAAATATTATTTCCATGAGACTGACATAATATGTTAACAAAATTTAGCCAATTACTATTAACAAATTTTGCATTATTTGCTGTTTCTCCTGATTCGGTTTTAGAAAATACAAAAACTTCCTTGTCCATGTAAGGATATTCTTCAAAGCTTAAAACTTGTTGATATGTCTTATTACCCAAAATTAAAGTGTCAACTTGGTCATAAAACTCGGTGTAACCATAATCTTGGTCAGTAAATAGCCAATCTATCTCTCCTGATTCTCTGGCAATGTATCCATCAAGACTAGAAGCAATGAATAAAATAATTTTTCGCATAATCTATATAACTTTTTAACTTGCGTAGGAATAATACAATTTCCTATTATGGTTTTACGGAGAAGTTATATAGATTATGCTTATCAAAAACTACCAATTCAATTATTCATTCATTAATAACTCAAATAAATCCGTTATTCTTCTACTTCACGGATTCATAGGTAATATAGATGAATTTGATGAAGCAATAAAATTACTAGGTGATGATTTTTCCTATCTAAGACTTGACTTACCTGGACATGGGAAAACTCAGGTATTAGGCGGAGATGAATATTATTCGATGGAAAAAACTGCTCAAGGTTTAATTAATTTATTAGATGAACTAAAAATTACTAAATGCTTCTTAGTCGGTTATTCAATGGGCGGAAGATTAGCATTATATCTAACTTTACATTTCCCCGAACTGTTCTATCAAGTAGTGTTAGAATCTGCATCCCCAGGTTTACCTACAGAAGTAGAACGATTAGAAAGAGTTAAACGTGATGCACAAATAGCTAAAGAATTAGCAAGAAGTGTCAATAAATCTGATTTTGCATCGTTTTTAATCAATTGGTATCATCAACCCATTTTTGGCAATATCAAATATCATCCAGAGTTTGAATCAATGCTAAAAAGTAGGTTACAAAATCAGCCTATTGAGTTAGTGAAATCATTACAATTCATGGGAACCGGAAGCCAACCCTCTCTATGGAAAAAGTTACAAGATAATCAAGTTCCTCTATTGTTATTAGTTGGTGAGCATGACGAGAAGTTTATAGAAATCAATAGAGAAATGGCTAAGATATCTCAATTATCCAAGCTCAATATTATCACTGATGCGGCTCATAATATCCACTTTGAGAATACCTTAGAATTTGTCCAGAAACTACAAGAATTTTTCTCTATTGCTTCTCTTTAGTTTGACTCTTAGTAGTAGGGGTTGGGGTAACAGTTTTTGATGCGGGATTGTTAGCCGTTGTTAATTCTTCTTGTAACATTTTCTGATAAACTCTGGGTAGAGCGCTACTGATAGAATTTGTTTCTATGCCATAGCCTAAACTTGTCCAAGTGGGTGAGAGTCGCCGCAAAACATCGTTGATTTTGCCTTGGTGCAATAGTTGAGAAATATCCACACCCCAAACTTTTGAATCATTTAACCAACGATAAACAACCAAATCTTGATATTCTGGTTCAAAACTATATCTAGACCAAAACATCATTGGCGATGGTTTTGGATGGTAGCGGGGAGCAATTTGATACCAAGTGGTGTTGATAATTTGATATCTTCCAGCCGCAGTTGAGCAATTACCTGTGTTTGGCCCTGTAAGAATAGTAACACATATCTCAGGATGCTTGCTTAGGTTGTTTACCTGCTGTCCACCATACAAAAGTGAGTAAGGACGGTTCCCGTTAGCTTCACTGGCTGAGATGGTTCGCATCAAAGCACGGATGTAGGGATCACCCCCTTTCATTACCAAAGGTGGTAAATTATTGCCAAAAGTGGGATCAGAGGGCGATCGCAATTCTTCAAAAACATACCATTGAAATAAGTACACAAAGCCGAGAAGTGCGGCTATAGGGCCAATCAGCTTTTCAACGCCCTTGAGTTCAAAACCTTTCAGATTCTCACTCCTTGCAAATTCGCTCTCTAATCTAACAACAAAAATAGACTTGTCAATTTCGGTAAATGTCAGTTGACAGTTATCAGTTATCAGTTGTTTTTAACTAATGACTAATGACTATGGACTAATGACTAATAACTAACACTGCTGAAATAACTCACCAAAAGTTTTAGCACTAGCTTCTGGTTTAGCAACAATCTCGACTATTTTATTGCGTGCGCTTGGCTCAAACAAAGATTCCACACACACTTGAGCTACTTTTTGCCGGGGAATGCTACCGTCAAATAAGGTATCAGCAGTTTGCATGACGATCGCATCTGAGTTATCCTCATTCTTCAAGCCACCAGGACGGACTATCGTATAAGTAAGACCACTTTTTTGTAGATATTCTTCCGCTTGTTTTTTCCACACTAAGATTAGCCAGAACAGGTTCAATGGATGGAAAAATTGGGAGACGCACAAAGAAGTGACTAAAACAAAATTTTCAATTCCCTTGGCTTTGGCTACATCTACTAAATTCTTAGTGCCTTCAAAATCTACTTTATAAGGCCCTGTCGGGTCAAAGCTCGGTTTTGCACCAGTTGCACATAGTACCACTGTGCTATCTCCCAAAGCAGCCGTCAGGCTGGCGGGATCTAATACGTCACCTACAATCAACTCTGCATCAGGAGGTAAGATAGCTCTAGCTTTTTGCTCATCTCTCACTAAAGCACGTACAGGAATATTCCGCGCTATCAACTCTTGCACAATACGGCGACCTGTTTCACCTGTTGCCCCTGCTACAAATGCTTTCATGATTCACGCTATCCTGAATATTTAATATATGGCTGCTCAGTATATTGTAGTGATTCCATGAAGTTTATGACAGATTTATAAGATTTCGGTCAAAATAAGAGATTAGTGCTAAATCACCCACACAGTCTGGGAATTATTTAATAATAGACAAACGCCAAATTAGAGGGGAACGCATTGATGCTTTCGACAAACGGCGAATATCAATCTCTGGATATAGTAGAAAAAACTGTGCCTGTCGTTCCTAATTTCCAAGAAAATGAGGACACAGACACACCATTAATTGGTACATTAACAAAATTTTACGGTCGCTATAGCGACTCTATGGAAATGTACGCCCCAGCCGCGACTGTTGCTGAGTATCTGAATGGTCATGCTAGCTGGTTTACACGCTGTGCTGAACCGATGAAGGTGCATCCCCTGGGCGAAAATGGTTATGCTTTAACCATTGGTCGATTTGGCGCTTTTGGTTATGAAGTAGAACCCAAGATTGGTTTAGAACTTTTACCCCCAGACGAGGGAGTCTATCGTATCCGCACCATACCCATTCCCGACTATCAAGCACCAGGGTATGATGTAGACTATCACGCAGCCCTTCAGTTAAAAGAAAATTTCGCCGAAACCATCGTCACAAAAGTTGAATGGGAACTAGATTTAACAGTCTGTCTCCACTTCCCCCGATTTATCCAGCGTTTACCTAAATCTTTAATTCAGTCTACAGGCGATCGCCTACTTAACCAAATCGTCCGCCAAGTATCCCGCCGTCTTACCCGCAAAGTCCAACAAGACTTCCACCAAACTTTCGGTATTAGTCAATAGTCAACAGTCAACAGTCCAAAACTAATGACTATGGACTAATGACTAATGACTAATGACTAAGCTTGAGTAAGGATTCTTTGAACAATTTGCACGCCAGTGATAGCCTGCCAAGTAAAGAGTCCTAAAATCACGAAATTGATTAAAATATGGCTTACCCTCGCCCAATTTGCCCCTTTCTGCATATAAGGAGATAAAGCAGCAGAAAATGCAATTAAACCTGTCATACCTAGTCCAGCTAAAAGATGCGGCCCCACAAATAACTTGCCGTTATTAATATAGGTGACAGCCATCCCACCAATTGCACCTGTTACCATCAAAGCTAAAAGTATTGAGCCTATTTGGTAGTGTCTGACATTGTATCTACCTTTAATCAATTCTTTCTTTTCTTCTCCTTGCGCATTTCTGGTACGCTGTACCTGTAGCCCTAAATAAGCCGCGTAGAGTGAAAGTGCTAATAACACCCACATAATCAAGGGGTGAAAGAAATTTAACCAATATTTAACCGGGGCAGACAATTCCAAACTCATTGTGTTCTCGCCTAATGCTTAAATCTTAATAAAAATTAGCATAACTCTATAACAGGGAATAGGGAACAGGTGAGTCCACTTGCCGTATTCTCTGCGAGAAGCTATGCGTTGGCGTAAGCCTGTCGTAGACAAGGCTGTTCCCGTCACGATGGCAAAGTGGCGAACCCGGAAGGCAACAGGGAACAGATTGGAAAGCCCCTAGCGCTCAGAATTGTATGATAGTTTGAGTGGCGTAGGCCTAACCCGTTGTAGACATCGCTACACACCACCTCCACCTATATGAGAAAACTCTGCCTCTAGCATCTAGAAAAACCTGTTTTAATATCCGCAATTAATTGATCAATTCTCTCTTTGGTAGTGTTCCAAGAACACATAAAACGTATACCACCAACTCCAATGAAAGTATAAAACTGCCAATTTTTATCCTTTAAATATTGAATCACTGGCCCTGGTAATTTCACAAAAACGCCATTAGCCTCACGAGGAAACATGATTTCTGCGCCATCTATATTTAATAATTCATTTTCCAAATAGGCAGCACATTGATTAGCATGATGGGCATTTTTTAACCATGCACCAGTTTCTAACAAACCCAACCACGGCGCAGAAATAAACCGCATTTTCGATGCTAATTGTCCAGCTTGCTTACAACGATAATCAAAATCTTCTGCTAAAGCTTTCTTAAAGAAAATAATTGCTTCCCCTAATGCCATCCCATTTTTAGTACCACAAAAACACAACACATCAACACCACTTTTCCAGCTAATCTCCGCCGGACTTTTATTCATAGCTGCAACTGCATTGGCAAAACGTGCGCCGTCCATGTGAACTTTTAATTTATACTTATGGGCAACTTCTTTAATACCTAAAAGTTCTTCTATAGAATATAAAGTTCCTAATTCAGTTGCTTGGGTAATACTAATAACCTTTGGTTTGGGGTAATGAATATCAGCCCTTCTAGTAATCACAAATTCTATAGCTTCAGGTGTTAACTTACCGTTTTCTCCCTTTGCTAGTAATAGCTTAGAACCATTAGATGCAAATTCTGGTGCGCCACATTCATCAGTTTCTATATGTGCTGTTTCGTGACAAATCACACTGTGATATGACTGACAAAGTGCAGCTAGTGATAATGAATTAGCGGCTGTACCGTTGAAGGTGAAAAATACTTCACAATCAATTTCAAATAACTCTCGAAAATAATCTGCTGCTTTTTGCGTCCATTCATCATTTCCATAAGCTGGCGCACTACCTTGATTAGCTTTAATCATATAGTCCATTGCTTCTGGACAAATACCAGAGTAATTATCACTGGCAAACTGTTCTAAATTAGTACTTATCATTTTTAGATTAATTTACCTTGATTTCGAGAATATACCCTGTCGCCCTCTGTAACTCTGCGGTTAAGAATTATTTATTTAACCACAGAGGCACAAAGAACACAGAGAGAGTGGATTAGGATAAATATTAACTATTTATATTTTTAGGAAACAGTAGAAATAAAATATAGCAACAGAATAATAATGCAGTTGAATATAATTAATAACCAATTACAAATAGAATTTACATGGAAAGAACAATTACTAGCTGTGCGTTTCCAAAAACTTTGGTTAATACCTTTAGCGCATATCAAACAAGCAACGGTAGGTAAACCTCAAAGTAGCTGGAAAGAACTACGCGCACCTGGTAGCTTCATTCCTGGGATCATCAAAGCTGGAACCTATTATACTGATAGGGGGAAAGAATTTTGGTATGTAAATCGAGATACTAATTACTTAATTATTGAGTTAGAGGATGAATCTTATCAAAGAATTATCCTTACTATCGAAAACAATACTTATTGGCAACAACAGCTTACTTAACTTTAACTGATACTATTATAACTTTTTCCCCTATAATTAGGGGAAAAAGTACAGTAGCCACGTTGATTTATAAATTTAAACGGGTGAAGAACCTAAATTTTGCGGTATCAACCACCAGCAACAGCAGGAACAATACTTACTTCATCACCATCTTTCAAGGATGTAGCTGTCCCATCGAGAAAGCGGATATCTTCGCTATTGACGTACAAATTCAAAAAGCGTCGCGGCTGTCCTTTCTCATCGCACAACCGCGATTTAATACCGGGAAATGTTTTCTCTAAAGAATCTAGGAGTTCTGCAATATTGCCACCACTTGATTCTAAAGCAGCTTGATTGTTTGTGAAATTTTGCAGGGCGGTTGGAACTAAAACTTTTACGGCCATAGTTAGTTAATTATTTGTCAGTGGTCAGTTGTTAGTTGTCGATTGTCAGTTGTCAGTTGTTTATTACTAATGACTAATGACAACTGACTATTGACTAAACTAGGACTTGTTGCCATTCTAGGCGATCAAGGGTACGAGAACGTTCTAATGCACGCTCGAAACTATCGAGTTTGGCATCAATTGTCAAAGGTTCGCCAACGTAGCCTTGTACTGCTTCTTGGGTCTTCAAACCATTGCCAGTGATGTAAACTACGGTGGTTTCGTCTGGATCTATCTTGCCAGCTTCTACCAATTTTTTCAGTACAGCGACGGTTGTACCACCAGCTGTTTCCGTGAAGATGCCCTCTGTTTCTGCAAGTAGCTTGATGCCTTCGATAATTTCTGCATCAGTCACTGATTCAATATTACCGCCTGTTTTCTTGGCAATTTCAACAGCATAAACACCATCTGCTGGGTTGCCGATCGCAATTGATTTAGCAATTGTATTCGGTTTAACTGGTTTAATAAAGTCTCTGTCTTCCCTAAATGCTTCGGCGATGGGAGAACAGCCTTCAGCTTGTGCGCCACTGAAGCGAACTGACTTACCTTCTACTAAACCAACCTCGACAAACTCTTGGAAGCCTTTATAAATCTTGGTGAACAGTGAACCGGAAGCCAAAGGTGCAACTATATGATCTGGTAGTTCCCAACCTAGTTGTTCGGCAACTTCATAACCCAAAGTTTTAGAACCTTCCGAGTAGTAGGGACGCAAGTTAATATTGACAAAACCCCAACCATGTGTATTAGCTACTTCTGAACAGAGGCGGTTTACTTGGTCGTAGTTGCCTTTCACAGCCATCAGGGTAGGACTATAGATTAAGCTACCTAATACTTTCCCGGCTTCCAAGTCAGAGGGGATGAAGACGCAACAATCTAAACCAGCATGAGCGGCGATCGCAGCTGTAGAATTGGCTAAATTTCCTGTGCTAGCGCAAGAAACTGTAGTGAATCCCAACTCCCTAGCGCGAGAAAGGGCGACGGACACCACCCTATCCTTAAAGCTGAGGGTGGGCATATTCACTGCATCATTTTTAATGTAAAGCTTGTTTAGACCCAGGCGACGGGCAAGACGATGGGAACGTACCAGGGGAGTCATACCTGTTCCCACATCTATTACATTGTCAGTTGCGACGGGCAGGAAGGCACGGTAGCGCCAGATAGAGTTGGGGCCAGCTTGAATTTTTTCACGGCTAACAGATTGACGTATAGCATCGTAGTCATACTTAACTTCTAACGGCCCAAAGCAAAACTCACACACATGACTGGCTTTAAGTTCATATTCTGCGCCACATTCTTTACATTGCAATGATTTTAATGTGGCATTGCTTGCTTGGGTGAGTTTGGATATTGCCTGAGTCATAAACTAGCCTTCCCTGTTTGTCCGTCAACTGAGGTTGATAGTAACACGGGTAAAAACACTAGTCAAACATACCCGACTAAAATTATCGGGTTTAAATTTTCCTACAGAATAGGCTTTGCATTTTTTGGCTTACATTAACCTAGTAAAATTAACTATAATAATTATATTTTTACTACAACAAATAAAAAAATACCAGTAATTTACTTAAATAAAAATACTGAAAAATACTGTTTCATTAAGTTGCAATACTAGTATTTTGACCCTTTTGTTATTGATTTATTTGCATTAACTTTGC
Above is a genomic segment from Nostoc sp. MS1 containing:
- a CDS encoding low specificity L-threonine aldolase, whose protein sequence is MSTNLEQFASDNYSGICPEAMDYMIKANQGSAPAYGNDEWTQKAADYFRELFEIDCEVFFTFNGTAANSLSLAALCQSYHSVICHETAHIETDECGAPEFASNGSKLLLAKGENGKLTPEAIEFVITRRADIHYPKPKVISITQATELGTLYSIEELLGIKEVAHKYKLKVHMDGARFANAVAAMNKSPAEISWKSGVDVLCFCGTKNGMALGEAIIFFKKALAEDFDYRCKQAGQLASKMRFISAPWLGLLETGAWLKNAHHANQCAAYLENELLNIDGAEIMFPREANGVFVKLPGPVIQYLKDKNWQFYTFIGVGGIRFMCSWNTTKERIDQLIADIKTGFSRC
- the thrC gene encoding threonine synthase; translated protein: MTQAISKLTQASNATLKSLQCKECGAEYELKASHVCEFCFGPLEVKYDYDAIRQSVSREKIQAGPNSIWRYRAFLPVATDNVIDVGTGMTPLVRSHRLARRLGLNKLYIKNDAVNMPTLSFKDRVVSVALSRARELGFTTVSCASTGNLANSTAAIAAHAGLDCCVFIPSDLEAGKVLGSLIYSPTLMAVKGNYDQVNRLCSEVANTHGWGFVNINLRPYYSEGSKTLGYEVAEQLGWELPDHIVAPLASGSLFTKIYKGFQEFVEVGLVEGKSVRFSGAQAEGCSPIAEAFREDRDFIKPVKPNTIAKSIAIGNPADGVYAVEIAKKTGGNIESVTDAEIIEGIKLLAETEGIFTETAGGTTVAVLKKLVEAGKIDPDETTVVYITGNGLKTQEAVQGYVGEPLTIDAKLDSFERALERSRTLDRLEWQQVLV
- a CDS encoding MoaD/ThiS family protein, whose product is MAVKVLVPTALQNFTNNQAALESSGGNIAELLDSLEKTFPGIKSRLCDEKGQPRRFLNLYVNSEDIRFLDGTATSLKDGDEVSIVPAVAGG